The following are from one region of the Silene latifolia isolate original U9 population chromosome 9, ASM4854445v1, whole genome shotgun sequence genome:
- the LOC141599108 gene encoding prohibitin-3, mitochondrial-like has protein sequence MADNAQQAVSLLKNIALRAIGVGIGVTLINSSLFTVDGGEKAVIFDHFRGVLEETVGEGTHFLVPWLQKPYIFDIRTRPHQFSIICQTKDLQMVNITLRVLSRPDERKLAVIFQHLGTEYDEKVLHSIGNEVLKAVVAQFNADQLITARPRFSALVRDRLTKRAKDFYIMLDDVAIIHLVYGNVFSKAVQNRLVAQQEADRSEYVIMKCEQEKLAAVIRAEGESEAAKLISEATASAGMSLIELRKIEAMKENAATMARSPHVTYVPEAMSMIMGMPGAC, from the exons ATGGCGGATAACGCACAACAAGCCGTCTCCCTCCTCAAAAACATCGCGCTCAGAGCAATCGGCGTCGGAATCGGCGTCACCTTGATCAATTCCTCTCTCTTCACCGTCGACGGCGGCGAAAAAGCCGTAATTTTCGACCATTTTCGCGGTGTTCTCGAGGAAACCGTTGGCGAAGGGACTCACTTTCTTGTGCCATGGCTTCAGAAGCCGTATATCTTCGATATTCGCACTCGTCCACATCAGTTTTCCATCATTTGTCAAACCAAGGATCTTCAAATGGTTAATATTACGCTTCGGGTTTTGTCTCGTCCTGATGAACGGAAGCTTGCTGTGATTTTCCAGCATCTTGGTACTGAGTATGATGAGAAGGTTTTGCATAGTATTGGTAATGAAGTTCTGAAGGCTGTTGTTGCTCAATTTAATGCTGATCAATTGATTACTGCGAGACCTCGGTTTTCTGCTCTTGTTAGGGATCGCTTGACCAAGAG GGCAAAGGATTTCTATATTATGCTAGATGATGTCGCTATCATTCACCTCGTATATGGAAATGTATTTTCAAAAGCTGTTCAGAATAGGCTAGTAGCACAACAAGAGGCTGACAGGTCCGAGTATGTGATCATGAAGTGTGAGCAGGAGAAGCTAGCAGCAGTTATCAGGGCTGAAGGAGAAAGCGAGGCTGCCAAGTTGATTTCTGAGGCAACTGCATCAGCTGGAATGAGCCTTATAGAACTAAGAAAGATTGAAGCTATGAAGGAGAATGCTGCTACTATGGCTAGGAGTCCTCACGTCACTTATGTCCCGGAGGCAATGAGCATGATTATGGGCATGCCGGGTGCTTGCTAG